One window of Panthera tigris isolate Pti1 chromosome C2, P.tigris_Pti1_mat1.1, whole genome shotgun sequence genomic DNA carries:
- the UBP1 gene encoding upstream-binding protein 1 isoform X5 yields MCAATSPAVKLHDETLTYLNQGQSYEIRMLDNRKMGDMPEITGKLVKSIIRVVFHDRRLQYTEHQQLEGWKWNRPGDRLLDLDIPMSVGIIDTRTNPSQLNAVEFLWDPAKRTSAFIQVHCISTEFTPRKHGGEKGVPFRIQVDTFKQNENGEYTDHLHSASCQIKVFKPKGADRKQKTDREKMEKRTAHEKEKYQPSYDTTILTEMRLEPIIEDAVEHEQKKSSKRTLPADYGDSLAKRGSCSPWPDTPTAYVNSSPSTAPAFTSPQQGTCSVPDSNSSSPNHQGDGVSQPSSEQLQPSATIQETQQWLLKNRFSSYTRLFSNFSGADLLKLTKEDLVQICGAADGIRLYNSLKSRSVRPRLTIYVCQEQPSGSPLPGQQLAGGGGEGSGGTPYVYHAIYLEEMVASEVARKLALVFNIPFHQINQVYRQGPTGIHILVSDQMVQNFQDESCFLFFTVKAENGDGIHIVLK; encoded by the exons GTCAGTCTTATGAAATTCGGATGCTGGATAATCGGAAAATGGGAGATATGCCCGAGATTACTGGAAAATTGGTAAAG AGCATCATAAGAGTTGTATTCCATGACAGACGGCTGCAGTACACAGAGCATCAGCAACTCGAAGGCTGGAAGTGGAATCGCCCAGGAGACAGACTTCTCGATTTAG ATATTCCAATGTCTGTGGGAATAATTGACACCAGGACAAATCCAAGCCAGTTAAATGCGGTTGAATTTCTGTGGGACCCTGCAAAGCGCACGTCTGCTTTCATTCAG GTGCACTGCATCAGCACAGAATTCACTCCCCGGAAGCACGGAGGCGAGAAGGGAGTGCCTTTCAGGATCCAGGTGGACACCTTTAAGCAGAACGAAAACGGAGAATACACGGATCATCTACACTCAGCTAGCTGCCAAATCAAAGTGTTTaag CCTAAAGGTGCGGACAGGAAACAAAAAACGGACCgagagaagatggagaagagaacCGCTCACGAGAAGGAAAAGTACCAGCCGTCCTACGACACCACCATCCTCACGGAG ATGAGGCTTGAGCCTATAATTGAAGATGCAGTTGAACATGAGCAGAAAAAGTCCAGCAAGCGGACTTTGCCAGCAGACTACGGTGATTCTCTGGCAAAGCGAGGCAGT TGCTCTCCGTGGCCCGATACCCCCACAGCCTACGTGAATAGCAGCCCTTCCACAGCGCCCGCCTTCACCTCCCCACAGCAGGGCACATGCAGCGTCCCAGACAG CAATTCTTCTTCCCCAAATCATCAGGGAGATGGAGTTTCACAGCCCTCTAGTGAA CAACTTCAGCCTTCAGCCACGATCCAGGAAACACAACAATGGCTGCTCAAAAACAGATTCTCTTCTTACACAAGactgttttccaatttttcag GTGCCGACTTACTAAAACTGACAAAGGAGGATTTAGTACAAATTTGTGGTGCAGCCGATGGCATTCGGCTCTATAATTCACTCAAGTCAAG GTCGGTGAGGCCCCGCTTGACCATCTATGTCTGCCAGGAGCAGCCGAGCGGCTCCCCGCTGCCGGGGCAGCAGCTGGCGGGCGGCGGAGGCGAGGGCAGCGGCGGGACACCCTACG tttatcaTGCGATCTACTTGGAAGAAATGGTTGCTTCAGAAGTTGCTCGAAAACTTGCATTGGTGTTTAATATTCCTTTCCACCAAATTAACCAGGTCTACAGACAGGGTCCCACCGGTATTCACATTCTTGTTAGCGACCAG ATGGTTCAGAACTTTCAAGATGAGAgttgttttttattcttcacaGTAAAAG CAGAGAATGGTGACGGTATCCACATAGTTTTGAAGTGA
- the UBP1 gene encoding upstream-binding protein 1 isoform X4, with product MCTRWLISRLVRSRPLLCVSELFPQGQSYEIRMLDNRKMGDMPEITGKLVKSIIRVVFHDRRLQYTEHQQLEGWKWNRPGDRLLDLDIPMSVGIIDTRTNPSQLNAVEFLWDPAKRTSAFIQVHCISTEFTPRKHGGEKGVPFRIQVDTFKQNENGEYTDHLHSASCQIKVFKPKGADRKQKTDREKMEKRTAHEKEKYQPSYDTTILTEMRLEPIIEDAVEHEQKKSSKRTLPADYGDSLAKRGSCSPWPDTPTAYVNSSPSTAPAFTSPQQGTCSVPDSNSSSPNHQGDGVSQPSSEQLQPSATIQETQQWLLKNRFSSYTRLFSNFSGADLLKLTKEDLVQICGAADGIRLYNSLKSRSVRPRLTIYVCQEQPSGSPLPGQQLAGGGGEGSGGTPYVYHAIYLEEMVASEVARKLALVFNIPFHQINQVYRQGPTGIHILVSDQMVQNFQDESCFLFFTVKAENGDGIHIVLK from the exons ATGTGTACCAGGTGGCTGATCTCCAGGCTGGTGCGGAGTAGGCCACTGCTGTGTGTATCAGAGCTGTTTCCACAAG GTCAGTCTTATGAAATTCGGATGCTGGATAATCGGAAAATGGGAGATATGCCCGAGATTACTGGAAAATTGGTAAAG AGCATCATAAGAGTTGTATTCCATGACAGACGGCTGCAGTACACAGAGCATCAGCAACTCGAAGGCTGGAAGTGGAATCGCCCAGGAGACAGACTTCTCGATTTAG ATATTCCAATGTCTGTGGGAATAATTGACACCAGGACAAATCCAAGCCAGTTAAATGCGGTTGAATTTCTGTGGGACCCTGCAAAGCGCACGTCTGCTTTCATTCAG GTGCACTGCATCAGCACAGAATTCACTCCCCGGAAGCACGGAGGCGAGAAGGGAGTGCCTTTCAGGATCCAGGTGGACACCTTTAAGCAGAACGAAAACGGAGAATACACGGATCATCTACACTCAGCTAGCTGCCAAATCAAAGTGTTTaag CCTAAAGGTGCGGACAGGAAACAAAAAACGGACCgagagaagatggagaagagaacCGCTCACGAGAAGGAAAAGTACCAGCCGTCCTACGACACCACCATCCTCACGGAG ATGAGGCTTGAGCCTATAATTGAAGATGCAGTTGAACATGAGCAGAAAAAGTCCAGCAAGCGGACTTTGCCAGCAGACTACGGTGATTCTCTGGCAAAGCGAGGCAGT TGCTCTCCGTGGCCCGATACCCCCACAGCCTACGTGAATAGCAGCCCTTCCACAGCGCCCGCCTTCACCTCCCCACAGCAGGGCACATGCAGCGTCCCAGACAG CAATTCTTCTTCCCCAAATCATCAGGGAGATGGAGTTTCACAGCCCTCTAGTGAA CAACTTCAGCCTTCAGCCACGATCCAGGAAACACAACAATGGCTGCTCAAAAACAGATTCTCTTCTTACACAAGactgttttccaatttttcag GTGCCGACTTACTAAAACTGACAAAGGAGGATTTAGTACAAATTTGTGGTGCAGCCGATGGCATTCGGCTCTATAATTCACTCAAGTCAAG GTCGGTGAGGCCCCGCTTGACCATCTATGTCTGCCAGGAGCAGCCGAGCGGCTCCCCGCTGCCGGGGCAGCAGCTGGCGGGCGGCGGAGGCGAGGGCAGCGGCGGGACACCCTACG tttatcaTGCGATCTACTTGGAAGAAATGGTTGCTTCAGAAGTTGCTCGAAAACTTGCATTGGTGTTTAATATTCCTTTCCACCAAATTAACCAGGTCTACAGACAGGGTCCCACCGGTATTCACATTCTTGTTAGCGACCAG ATGGTTCAGAACTTTCAAGATGAGAgttgttttttattcttcacaGTAAAAG CAGAGAATGGTGACGGTATCCACATAGTTTTGAAGTGA